In a single window of the Tautonia rosea genome:
- a CDS encoding flagellar biosynthetic protein FliO, whose translation MARPSLVFLLVLILAPALAAQEPAVKPGAPAAEALRGRGGIGDPATVSLVLTAVLAIVGVGIVLGTRRKPTGSAGVLRVVGRAHLTGRHAVYLLRAGDRTLIVGVGPQGAPSLLGELDPSPSTPNSHHPGDALQDDCK comes from the coding sequence ATGGCCCGGCCGAGTCTGGTCTTCCTGCTGGTCCTGATCCTTGCCCCAGCACTGGCAGCTCAGGAACCGGCGGTCAAGCCCGGCGCTCCGGCCGCCGAGGCGTTGCGGGGCAGGGGGGGGATTGGCGACCCAGCCACCGTGAGCCTTGTGCTCACGGCCGTCCTGGCGATCGTCGGCGTTGGGATCGTGCTCGGGACCCGGAGAAAACCGACAGGGTCCGCGGGGGTCTTGCGCGTGGTCGGCCGGGCTCATCTGACGGGAAGGCACGCGGTCTATTTGCTCCGAGCCGGCGATCGGACCCTGATCGTCGGCGTCGGCCCGCAGGGAGCCCCATCGCTCCTCGGGGAACTCGACCCCTCCCCCTCAACGCCCAATTCGCACCACCCCGGCGACGCATTGCAGGACGATTGCAAATGA
- a CDS encoding flagellar biosynthetic protein FliQ, which produces MDDSVLLGATREALRVAVLLAAGPLGVALIIGVLAAMAQAMTQMNEPTVGLVARLGGVAAVSVLLLPWLLARWLDFAALAFGGFPDLL; this is translated from the coding sequence ATGGACGATTCCGTACTGCTTGGCGCAACCCGGGAAGCTTTGCGCGTGGCCGTCTTGCTTGCGGCCGGACCGCTCGGGGTGGCGCTCATCATCGGTGTCCTGGCCGCGATGGCCCAGGCCATGACCCAGATGAACGAGCCGACGGTCGGCCTGGTCGCTCGGCTCGGCGGGGTGGCCGCCGTCTCGGTCCTCTTGCTCCCCTGGCTGCTGGCGCGCTGGCTCGACTTCGCGGCCCTGGCCTTCGGTGGCTTCCCCGATCTGCTTTGA
- a CDS encoding flagellar biosynthetic protein FliR: protein MPDLLLQMTGGPSSFVLVLARSSGLVWGLAWLAVASGVGVRTKMAAAVLIASAVVPMVGPRIAAPADALALGGSVLIEAALGAVLGVGAGLIVAAARLAGEVIGTQAGLSAASSLAPEASEGMETPLATLFGLIALATFAALDGPIRLTIALADSYALGFVPEGETASPAGRIEAELVHSLFQSIGQALGLALWLAAPVALSLLVAQIAVGVLIRGAPALSSFTTWLSVRVTLGLILLLIGLSWILSGLASAWLTLLPGS from the coding sequence ATGCCCGACCTCTTGCTTCAGATGACCGGCGGGCCGTCGTCGTTCGTCCTGGTGCTGGCCCGATCGAGCGGCCTGGTCTGGGGACTGGCCTGGCTGGCGGTGGCCTCTGGGGTGGGAGTTCGCACCAAGATGGCGGCCGCCGTGCTCATTGCCTCGGCCGTCGTGCCGATGGTCGGGCCTCGGATCGCTGCCCCGGCCGATGCGCTCGCACTGGGAGGTTCGGTGCTGATCGAGGCGGCCCTCGGGGCCGTGCTGGGGGTGGGGGCCGGCCTCATCGTCGCCGCGGCGCGGCTGGCGGGAGAGGTGATCGGTACCCAGGCTGGCCTCTCGGCTGCCTCCTCGCTCGCTCCTGAAGCGAGCGAGGGGATGGAAACGCCGCTGGCCACCCTCTTCGGCCTGATCGCGCTGGCCACCTTCGCCGCGCTCGACGGGCCGATCCGACTGACCATCGCCCTGGCCGACAGTTACGCCCTCGGGTTTGTGCCCGAGGGGGAGACCGCCTCTCCGGCCGGCAGAATCGAGGCCGAGCTGGTTCACTCCCTGTTTCAGAGTATCGGCCAGGCGCTCGGGCTGGCCCTCTGGCTGGCGGCTCCGGTCGCCCTGTCCTTACTGGTGGCTCAGATCGCCGTCGGCGTGCTCATCCGAGGCGCTCCGGCTCTGTCGAGTTTCACGACCTGGCTTTCGGTGCGTGTGACCCTCGGCCTGATCCTCCTGCTGATCGGCCTCTCCTGGATCCTTTCGGGCCTGGCCTCGGCCTGGCTCACCCTGCTTCCCGGCTCCTGA
- a CDS encoding flagellar type III secretion system pore protein FliP, with translation MKRTIVRSACVCMSVALLFALSSASTGQEAATSPLDTTPMASAILQIGVDPEAPAFESGSVDSTVDPAAGSDPSSTPADDTSADPPTARAEVERVARTVGLFAAVSLAPVAVLMATAFVRINIVLLLLRQAIGSPQVPGNQVLTVFSLLLTAMVMAPAAESVYRDAIRPYADGELPVEEAWQVGSGPIKTFMLDQIHRTGHSHYLDALSVHAAADPIATEAETNGDGSPSPVASPPLRVVAPAFLISELTTALWIGFLIYLPFLVVDLVVSAVLAATGLIMLPPAQVALPLKLALFVLVDGWWLVADGLLRTFALGSSGAGG, from the coding sequence ATGAAACGAACCATCGTTCGATCTGCCTGTGTGTGCATGTCAGTGGCCTTGCTGTTCGCGCTCTCGTCCGCTTCCACCGGACAGGAGGCGGCCACCTCGCCACTCGACACCACGCCGATGGCGTCCGCGATCCTTCAGATCGGAGTCGACCCCGAGGCCCCCGCCTTCGAGTCCGGCTCGGTTGACTCAACCGTCGATCCTGCCGCCGGGTCCGATCCGTCCTCAACTCCTGCGGACGACACGTCGGCCGACCCTCCCACGGCTCGGGCCGAGGTCGAGCGCGTCGCCCGAACGGTCGGCCTCTTTGCCGCCGTTTCGCTCGCTCCCGTGGCGGTGTTGATGGCCACGGCATTTGTTCGAATCAACATCGTCTTGCTTTTGCTGCGTCAGGCGATCGGAAGTCCTCAGGTCCCCGGCAATCAGGTGCTCACGGTCTTCTCGCTGCTCCTCACGGCCATGGTCATGGCTCCCGCCGCCGAGTCCGTCTATCGCGACGCCATCCGCCCCTACGCCGATGGCGAGCTGCCGGTCGAGGAGGCCTGGCAGGTCGGCTCCGGACCGATCAAAACCTTCATGCTCGATCAGATCCACCGAACCGGCCACAGTCACTATCTCGACGCCCTCTCCGTCCATGCGGCCGCAGACCCGATCGCGACCGAGGCAGAGACCAACGGAGACGGAAGCCCCTCGCCGGTCGCTTCGCCTCCCTTGCGGGTTGTGGCCCCGGCGTTTTTGATCAGCGAACTCACCACGGCGCTCTGGATCGGCTTCCTCATTTACTTGCCGTTCCTGGTGGTCGATCTCGTGGTTTCGGCCGTCCTGGCGGCGACCGGGCTGATCATGCTCCCCCCGGCTCAGGTGGCCTTGCCCTTGAAGCTGGCCCTGTTCGTGCTGGTCGATGGCTGGTGGTTGGTGGCCGATGGCCTCTTGCGGACCTTCGCGCTGGGGTCTTCGGGAGCCGGTGGGTAA
- a CDS encoding ArnT family glycosyltransferase, giving the protein MPLRFSHWIRSRGPEAVLALASLATFLGLLGAVDLWGKREQRAAAEALDTVEHGHWLIADIQSRPRLEKPPLPRWVSASLMLVSGRSDELMVRLPSALSAVGVTLLVYGLGRRLGGRSVGLAAGLAYCTTFYVITEHRQAGNDGPLAFFTTLALYAAWRRLHGDREGAELAAPADERGSSRWTLVMYAAIGLGFLTKGPVILVLVGLTVLPYLMLSRRFGPGVRSLADWRGILLMLGLCLCWPVPVLVARFDALSVWWLEIGQKVGSAGVTHHGRRTPLAAEWFWMAMPWTPLALMALVLPFTKKGRSTRPTIWFAWLWAFANLLMFSTWSVAKPNYYVPCLPAVALLAGSEWVRLARAARTGAFGPRLMLQTTWVALFVIACAAPVVLSQRMPDLVTPAVGLAVVVSIGVIGSAWAWRRGAEGMALAPIAGAVSCSVLIIYGAIARPVVSNQSHRPLAATIERIVPLDQTTVMFFHELDEGLWFYLRDRNLAPVPGSQPETNDAHDLFMEAQRGLLIEDPQLRIQRDLNTLLGWIADPDRSTSYMLIRDRVYDRFSPSLQGKVTELYREPDLQRNELILLRVDPAEGLASASADLRHDEQVEPASRR; this is encoded by the coding sequence ATGCCGCTTCGTTTTTCGCATTGGATCCGTTCGAGAGGGCCCGAGGCGGTTCTGGCTCTTGCATCCCTGGCAACCTTTCTCGGGTTGCTCGGCGCGGTCGATCTCTGGGGGAAACGCGAGCAACGAGCCGCGGCCGAGGCGCTTGACACCGTCGAGCACGGCCACTGGCTCATCGCCGATATTCAGAGTCGCCCCCGGCTCGAAAAGCCTCCCCTTCCCCGGTGGGTCAGCGCCAGTTTGATGCTCGTGAGTGGCCGAAGCGATGAGCTGATGGTCCGGCTGCCCTCGGCCCTCTCGGCAGTCGGCGTAACCTTGCTCGTCTACGGGCTGGGCCGTCGGCTCGGCGGTCGATCGGTCGGCCTTGCCGCGGGACTGGCGTACTGTACCACCTTTTATGTGATCACCGAGCACCGTCAGGCGGGCAACGACGGCCCGCTCGCCTTCTTCACCACGCTCGCGCTCTACGCCGCCTGGCGACGCTTGCACGGTGATCGCGAGGGAGCCGAGCTGGCCGCGCCGGCCGACGAGCGGGGGTCCTCCCGATGGACGCTGGTCATGTACGCGGCGATCGGGCTCGGGTTTCTCACCAAAGGCCCGGTGATTCTTGTCCTGGTCGGGCTGACGGTCCTGCCTTATCTCATGCTCTCGCGACGCTTCGGTCCGGGAGTGCGCTCGCTGGCCGACTGGCGAGGCATCCTCCTGATGCTGGGGCTTTGCCTTTGCTGGCCGGTCCCGGTGCTGGTGGCTCGGTTTGATGCCCTGAGCGTCTGGTGGCTGGAGATCGGCCAGAAGGTCGGATCGGCCGGCGTCACGCATCATGGCCGCCGAACTCCGCTGGCCGCCGAGTGGTTCTGGATGGCGATGCCCTGGACCCCCTTGGCCCTGATGGCCCTGGTCCTCCCGTTCACGAAGAAAGGGCGATCGACCCGGCCGACCATCTGGTTCGCCTGGCTCTGGGCCTTCGCCAATCTCTTGATGTTCAGCACCTGGTCGGTGGCCAAACCCAACTATTACGTCCCCTGTCTGCCCGCCGTGGCCCTTCTGGCGGGATCCGAATGGGTCCGCCTCGCCCGAGCGGCCCGGACCGGAGCCTTCGGCCCGAGGCTCATGTTGCAGACGACCTGGGTGGCTCTGTTCGTCATTGCCTGTGCCGCTCCGGTGGTGCTCTCGCAGCGCATGCCCGATCTCGTCACTCCTGCGGTGGGCCTGGCCGTGGTCGTCAGTATCGGAGTGATCGGCTCGGCCTGGGCCTGGCGTCGAGGAGCCGAAGGCATGGCGCTGGCCCCGATCGCCGGGGCGGTGTCGTGCAGTGTGCTGATCATCTATGGTGCCATTGCTCGGCCGGTCGTCTCGAACCAGAGTCATCGGCCGCTAGCCGCAACCATCGAGCGGATCGTTCCGCTAGACCAGACCACCGTCATGTTCTTTCACGAGCTGGATGAAGGGCTCTGGTTCTATCTCCGCGATCGAAACCTGGCCCCGGTTCCCGGCAGTCAGCCCGAAACCAACGACGCGCACGATCTGTTCATGGAAGCCCAGCGCGGCCTTTTGATCGAAGACCCTCAGCTTCGCATCCAGCGCGATCTGAATACCCTGCTCGGCTGGATTGCCGACCCCGACCGCTCGACCAGTTACATGCTGATCCGCGACCGCGTCTACGATCGCTTCTCTCCCTCCTTGCAAGGCAAGGTTACCGAGCTCTACCGCGAACCCGACCTCCAACGCAACGAGCTGATCCTGCTCCGGGTCGATCCGGCCGAGGGGCTCGCGTCGGCCTCGGCCGATCTTCGACACGATGAGCAAGTCGAACCCGCCTCCCGACGGTAA
- a CDS encoding flotillin family protein, whose protein sequence is MTLPTSILIAQGASGTNLEANNWWVIGFVLFAIALFGIVTTALRCYKRCPSNKILVKWGAGSGKQAAKCVQGGGELVFPIFQDYDYLSLEPIQIEIPLRGALSFENIRVNVPSVFTVAIGSDPQVQQNAAIRLLGLTREQMSSQASDIIFGQLRQVIASMTIEDINRDREKFLENIQLSLEPELNKIGLVLINVNITDLTDDSGYIEAIGRKAASTAVNQAEIDVAEQQKKGSIGVARAEQEQAVEVANAEKIREIGTKTAERDRMLEVAELKRAQEVGVETARFQQQAGIKQSERDVRIQVADADAQAIAGENTAKAKVAASNAELNVKQAEAYQIGETRKREAEAAVIEAQFRAQAKAALAEAEKVEAEQRAKLEAQAKAEKARVIVDAEAAAERRRLEARAEADAIFAQLEAEARGQYEQLAKKAEGLKAIVDACGGPQAAFQMLMLEHLDKLSETAAQAISNIKFDKVVVWDSGANGHNGDGTGTGATAGFLRNMAHTLPPMLQIMQEIGGVKMPDYFGQVVNSDSDRSEEAGSANGIAPEPAGVSAGSGSEPKGNRSGSGSKGSGSGSGGNRPQKG, encoded by the coding sequence ATGACGCTGCCGACTTCGATTCTCATCGCACAGGGTGCCTCGGGCACCAACCTGGAGGCGAACAACTGGTGGGTGATCGGCTTCGTGCTGTTTGCGATCGCCCTGTTTGGCATCGTGACGACGGCGCTGAGGTGCTACAAACGGTGCCCGTCGAACAAGATTCTGGTGAAGTGGGGTGCCGGTTCGGGCAAGCAGGCCGCCAAGTGCGTGCAGGGCGGCGGCGAGCTGGTCTTCCCGATCTTCCAGGATTACGACTACCTGAGCCTCGAACCGATCCAGATCGAGATTCCGCTGCGGGGGGCGTTGTCGTTCGAGAACATCCGGGTGAACGTGCCGAGTGTGTTCACGGTGGCGATCGGCTCGGACCCGCAGGTGCAGCAAAACGCGGCGATCCGGTTGCTCGGCCTGACCCGAGAGCAGATGAGCAGCCAGGCCAGCGACATCATCTTCGGCCAGCTTCGACAGGTGATCGCCTCGATGACGATCGAGGACATCAACCGCGACCGGGAGAAATTCCTGGAGAACATTCAGCTCTCGCTCGAACCGGAGCTGAACAAGATCGGCCTGGTGCTGATCAACGTCAACATCACCGACCTGACGGACGACTCGGGGTACATCGAGGCGATCGGCCGGAAGGCGGCCAGCACGGCGGTCAACCAGGCCGAGATCGACGTGGCCGAGCAGCAGAAGAAGGGGTCGATCGGCGTGGCCCGCGCCGAGCAAGAGCAGGCCGTCGAGGTGGCCAATGCCGAGAAGATCCGCGAAATCGGCACGAAGACCGCCGAACGCGACCGGATGCTCGAAGTGGCCGAGCTGAAGCGGGCGCAGGAAGTCGGCGTCGAGACAGCACGATTCCAGCAGCAGGCGGGCATCAAGCAGTCTGAGCGAGACGTGCGCATTCAGGTGGCCGACGCCGACGCCCAGGCAATCGCCGGCGAGAACACGGCGAAGGCGAAGGTGGCCGCCTCGAACGCCGAGCTGAACGTCAAGCAGGCCGAAGCGTATCAGATCGGCGAGACCCGCAAGCGAGAGGCCGAGGCCGCCGTCATCGAGGCACAGTTCCGTGCCCAGGCGAAGGCCGCGTTGGCCGAGGCCGAGAAGGTCGAGGCCGAGCAGCGGGCGAAGCTCGAAGCCCAGGCGAAGGCCGAGAAGGCCCGCGTGATCGTCGACGCCGAGGCCGCCGCCGAACGCCGACGCCTGGAAGCCCGCGCCGAGGCCGACGCCATCTTCGCGCAGCTCGAAGCCGAGGCCCGCGGCCAGTACGAACAGCTTGCCAAGAAGGCCGAAGGGTTGAAGGCGATCGTCGATGCCTGTGGAGGCCCGCAGGCGGCCTTCCAGATGCTCATGCTCGAACACCTGGACAAGCTCTCCGAGACGGCTGCGCAGGCGATCTCGAACATCAAGTTCGACAAGGTCGTCGTGTGGGACTCGGGGGCCAACGGCCACAACGGCGACGGCACGGGCACGGGGGCCACGGCCGGATTCCTCCGGAACATGGCGCATACCCTACCCCCGATGCTCCAGATCATGCAGGAGATCGGTGGCGTGAAGATGCCGGATTACTTCGGCCAGGTCGTCAACAGCGACTCCGACCGCTCGGAGGAGGCCGGATCGGCCAATGGCATCGCCCCTGAACCGGCCGGCGTCTCGGCGGGGTCGGGGTCCGAACCGAAGGGGAACCGCTCCGGCTCGGGTTCGAAAGGCTCGGGATCGGGATCGGGAGGCAATCGGCCGCAGAAGGGATAA
- a CDS encoding DUF1559 domain-containing protein, with translation MFRPSPRRRGFTLIELLVVIAIIGVLIALLLPAVQSAREAARRAQCTNNLKQLALAAANYESTFGSLPPGHLPARDMTFGGFWWGANSLVIMAPYFEQAGGFNVYNFSVAGLNPPNVTAAGIGISTLWCPSDSDAANSAPLSTADYDWSFPGARQAFTSYVGNRGTFYQTHLSAQHGTALYQRRIQANNGTLFNGSAVKLAEIRDGTSNTFLFGEKAVSAFPQTNGGYFWWNAGFWTDAFFDTNFPPNAYKRCNDSVYWWVKYEATASFHPGGCNYAFVDGSVRFIKDTIQTWPTNGNGCDDPIGVSFNGDGDYIFGNAFPAVYQALSTRRVGEVISADQF, from the coding sequence ATGTTCCGGCCTTCTCCGCGTCGTCGCGGATTTACCCTCATCGAGCTTCTCGTCGTCATCGCCATTATCGGCGTCTTGATTGCGCTCCTGCTGCCTGCGGTGCAATCCGCCCGTGAAGCCGCTCGCCGAGCGCAGTGCACCAACAACCTGAAGCAGCTTGCCCTGGCCGCGGCAAATTACGAATCGACCTTCGGCAGCCTGCCCCCGGGCCATCTGCCGGCCCGAGACATGACCTTCGGCGGCTTCTGGTGGGGGGCGAACAGCCTGGTCATCATGGCCCCTTACTTCGAGCAGGCGGGCGGATTCAATGTCTATAACTTCTCCGTCGCCGGGCTGAACCCGCCGAACGTCACCGCCGCGGGCATCGGCATCTCGACCCTCTGGTGCCCGAGCGACTCCGACGCCGCCAACTCCGCCCCCTTGAGCACGGCCGACTACGACTGGTCGTTCCCGGGGGCCCGGCAGGCCTTTACCAGCTACGTCGGCAATCGTGGCACCTTCTACCAGACCCACCTCAGCGCCCAGCACGGCACCGCGCTTTATCAACGCCGCATCCAGGCCAACAACGGCACACTCTTCAACGGTAGCGCCGTGAAGCTGGCCGAGATCCGAGACGGCACCAGCAACACCTTCCTCTTCGGCGAGAAAGCCGTGAGTGCCTTCCCGCAAACCAACGGCGGCTACTTCTGGTGGAACGCCGGGTTCTGGACCGACGCCTTCTTCGACACCAACTTCCCGCCCAACGCCTACAAGCGTTGCAACGACAGCGTCTACTGGTGGGTCAAGTACGAGGCCACGGCCAGCTTCCACCCCGGCGGCTGCAACTATGCCTTCGTCGACGGCTCGGTTCGCTTCATCAAGGACACCATCCAGACCTGGCCGACCAACGGCAACGGCTGCGACGATCCGATCGGCGTCAGCTTCAACGGCGACGGCGACTACATCTTCGGCAATGCCTTCCCCGCCGTGTACCAGGCCCTCTCGACCCGAAGGGTGGGCGAGGTCATCAGCGCCGACCAGTTCTGA
- a CDS encoding FliG C-terminal domain-containing protein produces MSTTAFDGPEHVSATSGRPGDPIPPIRKAAILVVSLEQPLASKLLAELDRAAVEAVTLEIARLDRIDPVEQRRVLDEFFDLGLRRLWFAFDDVVKLSDRDLRTAYHDEDATVWALALAGAARPVRQKVLEALPPESSTALHQTMESLGPFRLDDAESAQSELAEHLRRLHDRGQLTLPEPAGRESIFV; encoded by the coding sequence ATGAGCACAACCGCGTTTGACGGTCCTGAGCATGTCTCAGCAACCTCTGGCCGCCCTGGCGATCCGATCCCCCCCATCCGCAAGGCGGCGATCCTCGTGGTGAGCCTGGAACAACCCCTCGCCTCGAAACTGCTCGCCGAGCTTGATCGCGCCGCCGTCGAGGCTGTCACGCTCGAGATCGCCCGGCTCGACCGCATCGACCCGGTCGAGCAGCGCCGCGTGCTCGACGAGTTCTTCGACCTCGGACTCCGCCGACTCTGGTTCGCCTTCGACGACGTGGTCAAGCTCAGCGACCGCGACCTTCGGACCGCCTACCACGACGAAGACGCGACCGTCTGGGCCCTGGCCCTCGCCGGTGCCGCTCGTCCCGTACGCCAGAAGGTGCTTGAGGCCTTGCCGCCCGAGTCGTCCACCGCCCTTCACCAGACCATGGAATCCCTTGGACCCTTTCGGCTCGACGATGCCGAGTCGGCCCAGTCCGAACTGGCCGAGCACCTCCGCCGCCTGCACGACCGAGGACAACTGACCCTCCCCGAGCCCGCCGGCCGGGAGTCCATCTTCGTCTAG
- a CDS encoding EscU/YscU/HrcU family type III secretion system export apparatus switch protein, with translation MSDDRTLEPSPRRLREAREQGMLPHSPELTASVGILAAVAVLGASGGPLIDAILGLMQTALAGETPGLADPQVFVHQLRSAIGAVAVPMLGVLVAPVLAALLAHQLQMGGLFVPSLALPNPARLWSGARGGSPADRLGRALGIVLRASVLIVLTWWLIRSILARFDPLAASADRSAMLRSLAAALHGALLQLGLAMLVIGLIHYAIQYRRLHAQLRMTPEERREEQRSNDGDPSLRSRRRAARERQLSPRQTEPTSAADPI, from the coding sequence ATGTCCGACGATCGCACGCTTGAGCCGTCTCCCCGGCGGCTCCGAGAGGCTCGCGAGCAAGGCATGCTGCCCCACAGCCCCGAGCTGACGGCCAGCGTCGGCATTCTGGCCGCCGTGGCGGTGCTGGGAGCCTCGGGAGGCCCCTTGATCGACGCCATTCTCGGTCTGATGCAAACCGCGCTGGCGGGGGAGACTCCGGGGCTGGCCGATCCCCAGGTCTTCGTTCACCAGCTCCGATCAGCGATCGGAGCGGTGGCGGTGCCGATGCTGGGGGTCCTCGTTGCCCCGGTTCTGGCGGCGCTGCTGGCGCACCAACTCCAGATGGGGGGGCTGTTCGTCCCGTCGCTCGCGCTGCCCAATCCGGCTCGGCTCTGGTCCGGAGCCCGGGGCGGCTCGCCCGCCGATCGCCTCGGCCGGGCTCTCGGAATCGTGCTCCGGGCCTCGGTCCTGATCGTGCTGACCTGGTGGCTGATCCGGTCGATCCTCGCCCGGTTCGATCCGCTGGCCGCCTCGGCCGATCGTTCCGCGATGCTCCGGTCACTGGCGGCGGCCTTGCACGGCGCCCTCTTGCAGCTCGGCCTGGCGATGCTCGTCATCGGCCTGATTCACTACGCCATCCAGTACCGTCGGCTTCACGCCCAGCTCCGCATGACCCCCGAGGAACGCCGCGAGGAGCAACGCTCGAACGACGGCGACCCCTCCCTCCGCTCCCGACGCCGAGCCGCCCGCGAGCGCCAGCTCAGCCCTCGGCAGACCGAGCCCACCTCGGCCGCCGACCCGATCTGA